One Synechocystis sp. LKSZ1 genomic window, AACTTTTTCCCATCTGCCAACTTTGGGCCCGCAGTTCCTGGGTTTCTTTGTGGGCCGTTAACCAGGTATTCCAGACCAGGAATTGCTCTCGATCTTGATGATGACGATAGCCCCGCAACATCAAGGCCGCCTCAATGCGGATGGCCCCGTAGGTGAGTTCCTGGGTGAGCCATTGTTCTAACGCCTCGGCAGTTTGAATATCCTGCTGGGTTAAATATTCCAGACCCTCGGAATAGCAGTAGGCCCCCAGGGGAAGACTGGGACTAGCCAGTTGCAACAGGGCCAGTAGGGCCGAGTTAGTGGGCATGGGAGTTGCCATAGGCCCCGCTTTCGGGATAAAACGGACAAACTTCGGCCTTAACCTGGACTCCCAACTGCTCAAGCATCTTGGCTAAAACCGGGTCGGGGCTGAAGCGGAGATAGTGGGGGGCAATTTCCAGAGCAATGTGGCGATTACCCAAATGATAGGCGGCCCGCAGTAAATCTAAGGCATGGCTAGCGGTTACGGTCATCACGGGTTCTGGTTGAGCCGTGATTTTGACGACAACTTGCCCGTCTTCACTTTGGAGAATCTGACCTTCCTTTAGTACAGTTCCCCTAGGAAGCTGGAGGTCTAGCAGGGGTTGGCCTTGTACCTCAAGACGTTGGCGTGAACGGGTTCTTTCCTCAGCGGTCAGGGGCACAATCCAAGGAATAGGTCGGTTTGTATCGTCTGAACAGAACCGATTAAGAATTACCATATACTGAGCGAGTAACTGCGAAAAATTATAGAGGAACGGTAATGAGCTATCCCATGGATCGTCGGGCCTACGCAGAAACCTACGGCCCTACTGTTGGTGATCGCCTGCGCTTGGCTGATACAGAATTATGGATTGAAGTTGAGGCAGATTATACCACCTACGGCGAGGAAGTAAAGTTTGGCGGTGGCAAGGTGATTCGGGATGGCATGGGCCAGTCGCCAATTACGCGAGCTGATGGGGCCGTAGATCTCGTAATTACCAATGCCTTGATCCTCGATTGGTGGGGTATTGTCAAAGCCGATATTGGCATTAAAGACGGCAAAATTGCAGGCATCGGCAAGGCTGGTAATCCCTACGTGCAAGACAACGTCACCATCATTATTGGCCCAGGCACGGAGGCCATTGCTGGCGAAGGCCTGATCGTCACGGCGGGCGGCATTGATAGCCACATCCACTTCATCTGTCCCCAACAAATTGAAACCGCCATTGCGTCGGGCGTAACCACCATGATTGGCGGTGGTACGGGGCCAGCAACTGGGACAAATGCCACCACCTGTACCCCCGGAGCCTGGAATATTTTCCGGATGCTGGAAGCAGCAGAAGCTTTTCCCATGAATCTAGGTTTTTTGGGCAAGGGCAATAGCAGTCAGACCCCCGGCCTAGTGGAACAAATTCAAGCCGGCGCCATGGGTCTGAAGCTCCATGAGGATTGGGGCACGACCCCGGCCACCATTGATATTTGTCTCCAGGTAGCGGATGAGTATGATGTGCAGGTGGCCATCCACACCGATACCCTCAATGAAGCCGGTTTTGTGGAAACCACCATCGGGGCCTTTAAAAATCGAGTGATTCATACTTACCATACCGAAGGGGCCGGCGGCGGCCATGCCCCGGATATTATCAAGGTCTGTGGTCTGAGCAATGTCCTCCCTTCTTCGACCAATCCTACCCGGCCCTACACCCTCAATACCCTAGACGAACACCTAGATATGCTGATGCATTGTCATCACCTCGACCCCCATATTGCCGAGGATGTCGCCTTTGCTGAATCGCGCATTCGCCGGGAGACCATTGCCGCCGAGGATATTTTGCACGACCTCGGGGCCTTTAGTATGATCTCCTCCGATTCCCAGGCTATGGGCCGGGTCGGTGAGGTGATTATTCGTACTTGGCAGACGGCCCATAAAATGAAAGTGCAACGGGGACCTTTAGCCGAGGATTCAGCAGAAAAAGATAATTTTCGGGCCAAGCGCTACGTCGCCAAATACACTATTAATCCGGCCCTGACCCACGGCATTGCCGAGTATGTTGGTTCTATCGAAGTCGGAAAATTAGCGGATCTGTGTCTCTGGAAACCGGCGATGTTCGGCGTCAAACCAGACATGGTACTCAAGGGCGGCCTGATTGCCTGGGCCCAGATGGGGGATGCCAATGCCAGTATTCCCAGTCCCCAGCCCGTTTATATGCGGCCCATGTTTGGCAGTTTTGGCCTGGCCACAACCACGACGTCCCTAACCTTTATGTCCCAGGCTGGCCTGGAAGCGGAGGTCCCCCAACGCCTCGGTCTCCGCAAAGCCATCGTGCCTACCCGTAATAATCGTCGTCTGAGCAAGGCTGATTTAAAGCTCAATGATGCCCTACCCCGTATTGAGGTCAACCCCGAAACCTACGAAGTGCGAGCGGATGGCGAACTACTCACCTGTGAACCCGCTACTGTACTGCCCATGGCCCAACGTTATTTTTTATTCTGAGGCGAGTAGGGGTCAATTTTTTTGAGCGTGCGTTCATCAAAGGCATCAAATTTAGTTTCTTCTTTAACCTTTTCAAACACATTTTTCTTGTTGCTCTTAGGTTTTTCAACCAATCCAAGTAAAGTCTGGTTGATTTGTTCCCGAGTCTGGTAACTGTAGGCATTAAGGGGAGCGGGCAGAAAGCGGTCGCCAAAACCAATGAAAACACCCCCACTAATTAACGCTAAGGGTAGGAAAGTTTTAAAGAAACGCATTGTAGTCGCGACGGTGAAAAACGTTTATGCCGAAGACCTCCTGAGTCCAAGCTAGCATAGGGCTGTTCTGCCTGCAGAGACCAACCGAGAAGGGTAGAATAGGGGGCGGACAATACGCAACAAGGTCAGAGCAATGCAGATTTGTGGGACAGACCACTCCGTTCTAACTTGGTCAGGGGATGCCTTGGCCTTGGGTTTTTTTGAAAATGCCGTAGAACTGACGGAAGATTTACAACAACTGGATCACCGCTTAGAGGGAACCCTCCAGGAACTGATCACGGAAGCCGAGTTTAAGGGCAAAGCCGACCAAAAAGCCATTACACGGGTCGGTTCTAGAGGCCCTGTCCGCAAATTAATCCTTGTGGGCCTAGGCAAGATCGAAGCCTTTGGCCGGGATACCCTGGCGATGGCGGCAGCCAGCATTGCTCGTTTGGCAAAACAGGAAAAGGTGAAAACCCTAGGCATTAATCTCCCCCAAGTGGAACACCAGGCCAGTGAAACGGCGGCGGCTATTAGTGAAGGCCTGATCTTGGCCCTGCACCAAGACCACCGTTTTAAATCCGAGAAAGAAGAGAAGGAACTCAAGCTCACGACCATTGATCTACTGGGCCTTGGAGAGCAAACGGCCGCCATTACTCGCAGTGAACAGGTCTGCTCTGGGGTGATCCTGGCTCGGGAACTGGTGGCGGCCCCCGCTAATGCCGTCACTCCCATCACCTTTGCTGAAGTGGCCACGGAACTAGCCCAAACCTACGGCCTAGAGTTAACCATTCTGGAACAAGCGGACTGTGAAGCCCTGGGGATGGGGTCTTTCCTGGGGGTGGCCAAGGCCTCAGAACTACCACCAAAATTTATCCACCTCACCTACCGGCCGGCTAATCCCATCAAAAAAGTGGCCATTGTTGGTAAAAGCCTGACCTTTGATTCCGGCGGCTTAAACATTAAGGGGGCCGGCAGTGGCATCGAAACCATGAAAATGGATATGGGCGGCGGCGGGGCCACCCTGGGAGCAGCCAAGGCCATTGCTCAACTGAAACCGCCGGTAGAAGTGCATTTCATCTGTGCTGCAACGGAAAATATGATCAGCGGTAAGGCCATGCACCCCGGTGATATTCTGACGGCTTCCAACGGCAAAACCATTGAAGTGAATAACACCGATGCTGAGGGCCGCTTGACCCTGGCCGATGCCCTAGTCTTTGCAGAAAAATTAGGGGTGGATGCCATTGTGGACTTAGCAACCCTAACCGGGGCCTGTATTGTAGCCCTAGGAGACGACATTGCAGGCCTATGGGGTACTGATGACGGGCTGACTGAGCAACTACTGAAAGCCGCTAAGAGCGTCGGTGAAAAATTCTGGCCCATGCCCCTAGAGGACAAATATTTTGAAGGTCTGAAATCCAACATTGCCGACATGAAAAATACTGGCCCCCGCTCTGGTGGTTCAATTACAGCAGCCCTGTTCCTCAAACAGTTCGTTGAAAAAACCCCCTGGGTTCATTTGGATGTTGCGGGCCCTGTCTGGACAGAAAAAACCGCTGGGGTCAATAATGCTGGCGCCACGGGCTTTCCGGTACGGACCCTCGTCCAATGGGTTCTCCAGCAGGCTCAGTAGGCTCATATTCCCAGCGAGAAAAATGGCGAAACTGCGCGAACTGATCGTTCCCCCTCCCTTAAAAGACCGTCTAGCCCAGGGCCATCCCTGGCTCTATCGGGATAAGTTGCCTAAGGACAGTCACTTTGCCACGGGGGAATGGCTGAAACTTCGTTGTAGCAATTGGTCGGGCTTTGGCCTCTGGGAGAATAAAGGGCCCATTGCTGTCCGCATTTTTTCCCGACGTCAGTTGCCCGATCCTGTATGGTTCAAGGCCCAAGTTCGCCAGGCCTGGGAACTCCGGGGCCCCCTCCGCCAGCAGAATTGCACCGCCTATCGTTGGCTATTTGGAGAAGGAGATGGCCTACCGGGCCTAACGGTGGATCTTTATGGCCAATACGCTGTGGTTCAAACCTATATGGAAGGGGCTCAACGACTTCTGGATTGGCTTGTCCCGGCCCTGCGGGAGATTGCACCTCTGCAGGGAATTCTCTGGCGTACCAAACACCTGGAAAACCCCGACGACCGCCAGGCCCTAGACCAGAAAACGCAACGCCTCTGGGGCCAAGAACCGCCCCACGAGATCACCGTTAAAGAGCATGGCCTGGCCTTTCAAGTCAATTTACACACCGGGCAAAAAACCGGCCTTTTCCTGGATCATCGGGAAAATCGCCGCTTTATCGGCCCCCTTTGCCAGCAGAAAACCGTTCTCAATTGCTTTGCCTACACAGGGGCCTTTTCCCTCTATGCCCTGCGGGGAGGGGCCCGCCGAGTCACTAGCGTTGATATTGGTAAAAACCTGGCCGCCGTGGCCGAAGCGAATATTCATCTCAATCAGCTAGACCCCAGCCGCCATGATTTTGTGACAGCCGATTGCTTTGACTTGCTCCAGCGCTATCACCAAACCCAGCAAACCTTTGAAGTCGTGATTCTCGACCCCCCCAGTTTTGCCAAAAGTAAGCAAAATCGCTTTGCGGCCCTGCGAGCCTATACCAAACTCAATGCCTTGGCCCTCCAGTGCGTGGCCCCCAACGGTTTACTGGTTTCCGCGAGTTGCACCAGTCAGGTTGGCCCTGAAGCCTTCAAGGAAATGTTAGCCAGTGCAGCGGCCCAGAGCCAGCGGCGTCTGCAAATTCTCCACGAAGCCGGCCAACCATTGGATCATCCCGTTCCCGCTGGTTTTCCCGAAGGACGCTACCTCAAATTTATAGTCTGTAAAGTCAGCGACCTGGTTTAGGCTCCTGTTTTCCGTCAGACTCCGGTCAGCATCCACGATGCCGATATAGTTAAAATTGGCCGCTTCACTATTACTAATGCTATGACTGTTATTCCTCCCTCCACCCTCAGCACCAGTCTTCATCCCCTGATTAATGCCCTTGCCAGCGTGATTGTTGAGCATTGGCAAACCTTGAGCTTGGCCCCCTTTAGTTTGCCGGAGGATCTCGGCTACGTCGAGGGCCGTTTGGAGGGAGAACGCTTGGTCATCGAAAATCGTTGTTTTCAAACGCCTCAATTTCGTAAATTACACCTGGAATTAGCCAAAGTAGGCAAAAATCTGGATATTCTCCACTGTGTCATGTTTCCCCGGCCAGAATACGGCTTACCGCTCTTTGGTTGTGACATTGTCGCTGGCCCTGGGGGGGTGAGTGCAGCCATTGCCGATCTATCCCCTACGAGGGCTAATCGAAAACTCCCCAGTGCCTACGTTGCGGCCTTGACCGTTCTACCTTCCCTGATTTTTGGCGATAATCGGGCCTTACCCCCCTGGGGCCATATTTTTTCCGACTACTGCCTCTTTGTCCGGCCCCAAACTGAAACGGAAGAACAGCAGTTTGTGGCCCGTGTCGGGGATTTTCTTCAGATCCACTGCCACCAGGCCAACCAAGCCCAGGCCCTAGGGCCCGAAGAAGCCGCAGAACACCGAATGGGCCAGCAAACCTATTGCCGACAACAACAACAGAATGATAAAACCCGCCGAGTTCTGGAAAAGGCCTTTGGTGAAGCCTGGGCTGAACGCTATATGACCCAAGTCTTGTTTGACATTATTGATTAGAGCCGAGAAGAGAGATACTGGGGGCTCCCAAAATCGCCAATTAGCGAGGGACTGCAACAAAAAGTTACAATCAAAGTAACTTTTCCGTGATTCTGTTCTATGGGTAAACCTTCAGACCCTTCCAGTTCTCCCCTTCCGGCTACTAGTCTGCGTTGGATTATTGGCACGTTAGCGATTGGCTTACTGGTGACAGCGGGAACGATTGTCTATGCCCTACGCCCCCAGCGACCCGCCGCAGAAACGAACCCATCAACCCCGGTGCTCTCGGCCAAGGCCCAGGAATCACAAGCAATCTCAGCCCTAGGCCGTATTGCTCCCCTCGGAGAAATTTTTAAAGTTACCTCTTCCCCAACCCTCGGAGGGGCAAAGGTAGAACGGATCCTGGTCACGGAGGGAGCACGGGTCAAAACGGGGCAAGTCCTAGCGGTTTTAGATAACTACGACCAAAAAATGGCTGCCGTCCAAACAGCCCAAGAAAACGTGAAGGTCGCTCAGGCGAATCTCCAAATCGTCATGGCCGGAGCCAAAAAGGGAGAAATTCAAGCCCAGCAGGCCACGATTCAGCGAACCCAAGCTGAATTTCGTCAGGGCCTGGCCGTCAACAAGGCGGCTCTCGATAGCTTGATCAAACAGCTAGAGGGGGAAAAATTAGAACAACAGGCTAGTATTGACCGCCTCCAAGCCGAACTCCAACAGGCCGAACAGGATTATCGACGCTATCGACAATTGGCAGAGGATGGCGCGATTCCCTTGGCGGATCTAGAACAACGGGGCCTGGCTATGGTAGCAGCTAAAAAACGATTGACGGAATCCCAGGCCCGTCTCCTCAAAACCGAGGCCACTCTAGAAGAAAAAATTCGTGAACAGCGTTCCCAACTGGAGAAAGACGCTGAAACCGAACAACTCCAGGCCAAGGAAGCCCAGGCTACCCTGGCAAAAATTGCCGAAGTTCGTCCAGTGGAAATGGTCAAGGCAAAGGCGGAATTAGACCTGGCCCTAGCCCGCTTTAAAGAAGCTCAGGCTGACCTCAAAACAACTGTGATCCAGGCCCCCACCGATGCTCAGGTGCTCAAAATCTATACCCGACCGGGGGAAAAAATTAGTGAAACTAATGGACTGGCAGACCTGGGAAAAACAGACCAGATGTTTGTTATTGCTGAGGTTTATGAAACTGATGTCCGTAGAGTGCGTCCGGGCCAACTGGCCACCATCAAAAGTGAAAATAATAGTTTTCCGGGCGAACTAGGGGGCCAGGTACAATTTGTGGGCTTGAAGGTGGGCAAAAATGACATCCTAGGGACAGACCCCGCGGCCGACGTCGATGCCCGAGTGGTGGAAGTCAAAATCAAACTCAGTCCCGAGGCCAGTAAAACCGTCGCTGGACTTAGCAATGCTAATGTTCTTGTGAAAATTATCCCCTAAACCATGAGAATTCCCCTCGCCTGGCATCAATTAATCTACGGCAAGACGCGCTTACTCGTGGCCCTGGCGGGTATTGCCTTCGCCGATGTCTTAATGTTTATGCAGTTAGGCTTTAAAAATGCCCTGCTGGACAGCGCTGTACGTTTACCCAAGGGCCTAAAGGGAGATATTTTTCTGCTATCGAGCAAGACTGACACCCTGATTTTGCCCAAGAGCTTTTCCTCCCGCCGCCTCTACGAAGTGATGGGAGTCGAGGGGGTAGCCCAGGCCAGGCCGCTCTATCTTTTCATGAACGTCTGGAAAAATCCTGAAACCAAACAGACTCGACAAATTTTTGTGTTGGGCTTTAATCCCAGCGTTAACCTGCTTACCCTAGATGGGGTGGCGGAGAATCTAGAGCGGGTCAAACAACCGGATACTTTTCTGTTTGATACGAAATCCCGCAAGGAATTTGGCCCCATCAAGGAACAGGTCTTAGCCGGCAAGACCGTCAGCACGGAAGTCGGTAACCGCCGCATCACCATCGATGGCCTCTACACCATGGGGTCTTCCTTCGGGGCCGATGGCAGTCTGATTACCAGTGATGTCAACTTTTTCCGTCTGTTTTCGAGTCGCACGAAAGGCGCCATCGATATTGGCGTGATCCAGTTAGAACCGGGGGCTAATCGAGACCTTATCTACCAAAAAATCAAAAATCAATTGAATCAAGGGGATGTTCGGGTACTGACCAAGGAGGAATTGATTAATTTTGAGCGGAATTATTGGAGTAATCGCACAACCATTGGCTTTATCTTTGGCTTTGGAACCGTTATCGGCTTTATCGTCGGGATTGTGGTGGTCTATCAAATCCTTTACACCGATGTCACTGACCACCTACCGGAATACGCGACCCTTAAGGCCATGGGCTATGCCGACCGCTATTTTCTGGCCGTCGTTTTCCAAGAGGCCCTGATCCTAGCTATTATCGGCTTTATCCCCAGTTTTGGGCTGGGCCTGTTCCTCTACAGCAATACGGCCAGAGCCACGGGGCTTCCCATTTTAATGACCACTGCCCGAGCCACCACAGTTCTCCTGTTAACGGTCTTGATGTGTATTATTTCCGGGGCCATTGCCGTGGGGAAACTTCGAGCCGCCGATCCAGCGGATATTTTTTAACGGTTGTACCGAGGATATTACATGCAAACCCTGCCCTCCCCTAACCTAACCCCAACAAACACTCCGGCCGCAGCGGTGGTGATTAATCGGCTGAATCACTTCTACGGAACGGGTAATCTCCGCAAGCAAATTTTGTTTGACATTACCCTCACACTCCAAGCTGGGGAAGTGGTGATTCTCAAGGGCCCGTCGGGATCGGGGAAAACGACGCTCTTGACCCTGATGGGGGGCCTGCGGTCGGCTCAATCTGGCAGTCTCCAGGTCTTTGGCCAAGAATTGGTGGGGGCCAAAAAACGACAACTGATCCAGGTTCGTCGCCAAACCGGCTATATTTTCCAGGCCCACAACCTACTGGAATGCTTAACGGCCCGCCAAAATGTGCAAATGTCCGTTGAACTCCATGACCATATTTCTCCCGCCAATGCTAAACAACAGGCCCTCGCCATGCTCGAAGCCGTAGGCCTGGGCAGTCATATTGATTACTATCCCCACAACCTCTCCGGGGGCCAAAAACAGCGGGTGGCCATTGCCCGGGCCTTAGTCAGCCGCCCCAAAATGATCTTGGCTGATGAACCCACAGCAGCCCTAGATAGTAAATCAGGCCACGACGTGGTGGAATTGATGCAAAAACTGGCTCGGGAGCAGGGCTCAACTATTTTAATCGTGACCCACGATAACCGAATTTTGGACGTGGCGGATCGAATTATCGAACTAGAGGACGGCCGACTACTTTAAGGAAGCCCCTATTGATTGCCGTTTGTTGACAGTTGCCGAGGAAGTTAGAGCGACTTTTCCAAGTCTTTGTTAAGGTAGTGGACAGAGGATTTCCTCGAAGCTATTACCCCGTTTCAATTCAAACAAAAAAGTCCGCCATTTTTTTGTCATCGGGGCTACAATCGATAAGGTCTTTTTTTCTTGACGGCAGATGTGCTACTTGATTCAGTCAGCGTTTTGATAGAATCTTGAGCTGCAAGTCTTGGGTGTTTTGCATTTTCAAGTCTTGAGCGCGAATACTACGCCAGGGAAAAAGGCCCGTGGAACGACCCTCATCGGGACTAGTGAACCACAACATTGTTTATCCATATAAAGACTATCCAGTTTTGCAAGAAAGGAGCGAGAGGAAAACGGCATGACCCAAGCGTATGAGTTGATGGCACCGACTGAGCCCTCTATTGATGACCTCGTATTAATCAGCGAGGTAGATGAGATAGAGGAGGTGGATTTCGAGGAAGAAGACCTTGAAAAACTGTTAGGAGAAACAGAAGATAAAAAACTCCATTAGCACCGCCCTCGCCTTAAATTCCCTGTCAGAAAGAAGTTTTATACTGAGGATTCTGTCAGTCTTTATCTCCAGGAAATTGGTCGGATTCGCCTCCTGCGGGCTGAAGAAGAAATTGAGCTGGCCCGTCAAATTGCTGACTTGTTCCAGCTAGAAAGCATCCGGGAAAACCTCTGCA contains:
- a CDS encoding class I SAM-dependent rRNA methyltransferase — translated: MAKLRELIVPPPLKDRLAQGHPWLYRDKLPKDSHFATGEWLKLRCSNWSGFGLWENKGPIAVRIFSRRQLPDPVWFKAQVRQAWELRGPLRQQNCTAYRWLFGEGDGLPGLTVDLYGQYAVVQTYMEGAQRLLDWLVPALREIAPLQGILWRTKHLENPDDRQALDQKTQRLWGQEPPHEITVKEHGLAFQVNLHTGQKTGLFLDHRENRRFIGPLCQQKTVLNCFAYTGAFSLYALRGGARRVTSVDIGKNLAAVAEANIHLNQLDPSRHDFVTADCFDLLQRYHQTQQTFEVVILDPPSFAKSKQNRFAALRAYTKLNALALQCVAPNGLLVSASCTSQVGPEAFKEMLASAAAQSQRRLQILHEAGQPLDHPVPAGFPEGRYLKFIVCKVSDLV
- the devC gene encoding ABC transporter permease DevC is translated as MRIPLAWHQLIYGKTRLLVALAGIAFADVLMFMQLGFKNALLDSAVRLPKGLKGDIFLLSSKTDTLILPKSFSSRRLYEVMGVEGVAQARPLYLFMNVWKNPETKQTRQIFVLGFNPSVNLLTLDGVAENLERVKQPDTFLFDTKSRKEFGPIKEQVLAGKTVSTEVGNRRITIDGLYTMGSSFGADGSLITSDVNFFRLFSSRTKGAIDIGVIQLEPGANRDLIYQKIKNQLNQGDVRVLTKEELINFERNYWSNRTTIGFIFGFGTVIGFIVGIVVVYQILYTDVTDHLPEYATLKAMGYADRYFLAVVFQEALILAIIGFIPSFGLGLFLYSNTARATGLPILMTTARATTVLLLTVLMCIISGAIAVGKLRAADPADIF
- the ureE gene encoding urease accessory protein UreE; its protein translation is MPLTAEERTRSRQRLEVQGQPLLDLQLPRGTVLKEGQILQSEDGQVVVKITAQPEPVMTVTASHALDLLRAAYHLGNRHIALEIAPHYLRFSPDPVLAKMLEQLGVQVKAEVCPFYPESGAYGNSHAH
- a CDS encoding phycocyanobilin:ferredoxin oxidoreductase — protein: MTVIPPSTLSTSLHPLINALASVIVEHWQTLSLAPFSLPEDLGYVEGRLEGERLVIENRCFQTPQFRKLHLELAKVGKNLDILHCVMFPRPEYGLPLFGCDIVAGPGGVSAAIADLSPTRANRKLPSAYVAALTVLPSLIFGDNRALPPWGHIFSDYCLFVRPQTETEEQQFVARVGDFLQIHCHQANQAQALGPEEAAEHRMGQQTYCRQQQQNDKTRRVLEKAFGEAWAERYMTQVLFDIID
- a CDS encoding leucyl aminopeptidase: MQICGTDHSVLTWSGDALALGFFENAVELTEDLQQLDHRLEGTLQELITEAEFKGKADQKAITRVGSRGPVRKLILVGLGKIEAFGRDTLAMAAASIARLAKQEKVKTLGINLPQVEHQASETAAAISEGLILALHQDHRFKSEKEEKELKLTTIDLLGLGEQTAAITRSEQVCSGVILARELVAAPANAVTPITFAEVATELAQTYGLELTILEQADCEALGMGSFLGVAKASELPPKFIHLTYRPANPIKKVAIVGKSLTFDSGGLNIKGAGSGIETMKMDMGGGGATLGAAKAIAQLKPPVEVHFICAATENMISGKAMHPGDILTASNGKTIEVNNTDAEGRLTLADALVFAEKLGVDAIVDLATLTGACIVALGDDIAGLWGTDDGLTEQLLKAAKSVGEKFWPMPLEDKYFEGLKSNIADMKNTGPRSGGSITAALFLKQFVEKTPWVHLDVAGPVWTEKTAGVNNAGATGFPVRTLVQWVLQQAQ
- a CDS encoding biotin/lipoyl-binding protein codes for the protein MGKPSDPSSSPLPATSLRWIIGTLAIGLLVTAGTIVYALRPQRPAAETNPSTPVLSAKAQESQAISALGRIAPLGEIFKVTSSPTLGGAKVERILVTEGARVKTGQVLAVLDNYDQKMAAVQTAQENVKVAQANLQIVMAGAKKGEIQAQQATIQRTQAEFRQGLAVNKAALDSLIKQLEGEKLEQQASIDRLQAELQQAEQDYRRYRQLAEDGAIPLADLEQRGLAMVAAKKRLTESQARLLKTEATLEEKIREQRSQLEKDAETEQLQAKEAQATLAKIAEVRPVEMVKAKAELDLALARFKEAQADLKTTVIQAPTDAQVLKIYTRPGEKISETNGLADLGKTDQMFVIAEVYETDVRRVRPGQLATIKSENNSFPGELGGQVQFVGLKVGKNDILGTDPAADVDARVVEVKIKLSPEASKTVAGLSNANVLVKIIP
- a CDS encoding DevA family ABC transporter ATP-binding protein gives rise to the protein MQTLPSPNLTPTNTPAAAVVINRLNHFYGTGNLRKQILFDITLTLQAGEVVILKGPSGSGKTTLLTLMGGLRSAQSGSLQVFGQELVGAKKRQLIQVRRQTGYIFQAHNLLECLTARQNVQMSVELHDHISPANAKQQALAMLEAVGLGSHIDYYPHNLSGGQKQRVAIARALVSRPKMILADEPTAALDSKSGHDVVELMQKLAREQGSTILIVTHDNRILDVADRIIELEDGRLL
- the ureC gene encoding urease subunit alpha — translated: MSYPMDRRAYAETYGPTVGDRLRLADTELWIEVEADYTTYGEEVKFGGGKVIRDGMGQSPITRADGAVDLVITNALILDWWGIVKADIGIKDGKIAGIGKAGNPYVQDNVTIIIGPGTEAIAGEGLIVTAGGIDSHIHFICPQQIETAIASGVTTMIGGGTGPATGTNATTCTPGAWNIFRMLEAAEAFPMNLGFLGKGNSSQTPGLVEQIQAGAMGLKLHEDWGTTPATIDICLQVADEYDVQVAIHTDTLNEAGFVETTIGAFKNRVIHTYHTEGAGGGHAPDIIKVCGLSNVLPSSTNPTRPYTLNTLDEHLDMLMHCHHLDPHIAEDVAFAESRIRRETIAAEDILHDLGAFSMISSDSQAMGRVGEVIIRTWQTAHKMKVQRGPLAEDSAEKDNFRAKRYVAKYTINPALTHGIAEYVGSIEVGKLADLCLWKPAMFGVKPDMVLKGGLIAWAQMGDANASIPSPQPVYMRPMFGSFGLATTTTSLTFMSQAGLEAEVPQRLGLRKAIVPTRNNRRLSKADLKLNDALPRIEVNPETYEVRADGELLTCEPATVLPMAQRYFLF